A part of Chitinimonas koreensis genomic DNA contains:
- a CDS encoding DUF4234 domain-containing protein, producing MTNPYAATEAAIHDKPRELKYCSVWLMIGLSVVTLSLYLYYWLWTRSAALAEIAPDARMVFHLARAIVILQVVLVLAYLLASVGVLPVSLQQIDTVGTLGNLLWLGWTLAFRGGFNRLTRAGSSDRLWNNLFFALVFSMFYHQYKANQYLRSRDPATD from the coding sequence ATGACCAATCCCTACGCGGCGACCGAAGCCGCCATCCACGACAAGCCGCGCGAACTGAAGTACTGCAGCGTCTGGCTTATGATCGGCCTGTCGGTCGTGACCCTGAGCCTGTACCTGTACTACTGGCTCTGGACCCGTTCGGCCGCGCTGGCCGAGATCGCGCCGGACGCGCGCATGGTCTTCCACCTGGCCCGGGCCATCGTGATCCTGCAGGTCGTCCTGGTGCTGGCCTACCTCCTGGCCAGCGTGGGCGTCCTGCCGGTGTCGCTCCAGCAGATCGACACCGTCGGCACGCTCGGCAACCTGCTGTGGCTCGGCTGGACGCTGGCCTTCCGCGGCGGCTTCAACCGGCTCACCCGGGCCGGATCGAGCGACCGGCTGTGGAACAACCTGTTCTTCGCGCTGGTGTTCAGCATGTTCTACCACCAGTACAAGGCCAACCAGTACCTGCGCAGCCGCGATCCCGCCACCGACTGA
- a CDS encoding Crp/Fnr family transcriptional regulator gives MNNEALVHKMIQSVRLFASFTQDEARHFLSACRFEQHAAGERLLREGEPGRELYVLLSGEVAVRRFGGVAEHELARLGPGDTFGELALIDFGDRSASVVALTDVRVLVFERASLFRLPALETKLYRNLAIMMAHRLRETDARLAEAAEQNAENSAFEKLASETQRFFVG, from the coding sequence ATGAACAACGAAGCCCTCGTCCACAAGATGATCCAGTCGGTCCGCCTGTTCGCCAGCTTCACCCAGGACGAGGCGCGGCATTTCCTGTCGGCCTGCCGCTTCGAGCAGCATGCCGCCGGCGAGCGCCTGCTGCGCGAGGGCGAGCCGGGCCGCGAGCTCTACGTGCTGCTGTCGGGCGAGGTGGCGGTGCGCCGCTTCGGCGGCGTGGCCGAGCACGAACTGGCGCGGCTGGGGCCGGGCGATACCTTCGGCGAGCTGGCGCTGATCGACTTCGGCGACCGCTCGGCCAGCGTGGTGGCGCTGACCGACGTGCGGGTGCTGGTGTTCGAGCGTGCCAGCCTGTTCCGCCTGCCGGCGCTGGAGACCAAGCTCTACCGCAACCTGGCCATCATGATGGCGCACCGGCTGCGCGAGACCGACGCGCGGCTGGCCGAGGCGGCCGAGCAGAACGCCGAGAACAGCGCGTTCGAGAAGCTGGCCAGCGAGACGCAGCGCTTCTTCGTCGGTTGA